One region of Myxosarcina sp. GI1 genomic DNA includes:
- a CDS encoding RNA methyltransferase has product MLTSIKNPRIKQIRKLRTAKERRKQQLLLLEGTNLITAACKENFQVDTVFCTPRWQEDHRQLNIALKRQGVTIELVSIEVLAAIATTVSPDGVVAIAQRRSARLPSIEQTQLGIALERLQDPGNLGTIIRTAVGAGVDGLWLSKNSVDLDHLKVLRASVGEWFRLPVAVEQDLAEVIKRHRQQGIQIIAASAQATKSYWEVDFQQPSLIVLGNEGAGLSSELLALADERVKIPLNNGVESLNVAIANALLLYEARRQLSRAT; this is encoded by the coding sequence ATGCTCACTAGCATTAAAAATCCCCGAATAAAACAAATACGTAAACTACGTACGGCAAAAGAAAGACGCAAACAGCAATTATTGCTTTTGGAAGGAACAAATTTAATTACCGCAGCCTGTAAGGAAAATTTTCAAGTAGATACCGTTTTTTGTACTCCTCGCTGGCAAGAAGACCATCGACAACTAAATATAGCTCTCAAACGGCAAGGAGTAACAATCGAACTAGTAAGTATCGAGGTTTTAGCAGCCATTGCCACTACTGTTAGTCCCGATGGAGTGGTAGCGATCGCCCAACGTAGAAGTGCTAGATTACCTAGTATCGAACAAACTCAGTTGGGAATAGCGCTCGAAAGACTACAAGATCCTGGCAATTTGGGAACGATTATTCGGACTGCTGTAGGTGCGGGCGTGGATGGCTTGTGGTTGAGTAAAAATAGTGTCGATCTCGACCATCTCAAAGTTTTGAGAGCTTCGGTAGGTGAATGGTTTCGCTTGCCAGTGGCTGTAGAGCAAGATTTAGCCGAAGTAATTAAAAGACATCGACAACAGGGTATACAAATAATTGCTGCTTCTGCCCAGGCGACAAAAAGTTATTGGGAAGTAGATTTTCAACAGCCTAGCTTAATTGTTTTAGGCAATGAAGGCGCGGGTTTGTCATCAGAATTACTCGCTCTAGCCGACGAACGAGTAAAAATTCCTCTAAATAATGGGGTAGAGTCATTAAATGTCGCGATTGCTAATGCTTTATTACTCTACGAAGCTCGCCGACAACTAAGCAGAGCGACTTAA
- a CDS encoding sodium:alanine symporter family protein encodes MIVKHKIKSFIARNKPKASQQSRFKLTWLCLAMVIIIVATPKLTLAAEPEPTGGVLGAIDGIFSAIVAVLSEILFFEIAGFPLIVLWLICGSIFFTLRMGFINIRGLKHAIDVVRGRYDDPHDDGEVSHFQALATALSGTVGLGNIAGVAIAVQTGGPGAVLWMTLGGFFGMSSKFTECTLAQKYRRVKPDGTVAGGPMYYISRPLSDMGMRPVGQGLAVLFAILCILGSIGGGNMFQANQSYVAVANVIPNIPNWLFGIIAAALVGVVIIGGISRIASVTDKIVPLMAVVYVVACLWIILSNITQLPGAIATIFTEAFSPQAVGGGFIGVMVQGIRRSAFSNEAGVGSAAIAHSAARTDEPLREGIVALLEPLIDTIVICNMTALVIVITGTYQDSSVGDGVLLTSRSFATVVGWFPSILAIAVALFAFSTMISWSYYGERAWEYLFGNGNTLVYKGIFVLFVFIGSVVNLGAVVDFSDMMILAMSIPNLIGCYLLSGTVAADLNNYMQRLSSGEMPTYSEEVLTTK; translated from the coding sequence ATGATTGTTAAGCATAAAATTAAATCTTTTATAGCCAGAAATAAACCCAAAGCGAGCCAGCAATCGAGATTCAAACTTACGTGGCTGTGTTTGGCAATGGTAATAATTATTGTTGCTACACCAAAACTAACTTTAGCTGCCGAACCAGAACCAACAGGCGGAGTTTTAGGTGCCATTGACGGAATTTTTTCAGCAATTGTCGCTGTTTTGAGCGAAATTCTCTTTTTTGAAATTGCGGGTTTTCCCTTAATCGTGCTGTGGCTGATCTGCGGCTCGATTTTTTTTACGCTCAGAATGGGATTTATCAACATTCGCGGTCTGAAACACGCCATAGATGTCGTACGCGGTAGATACGACGATCCTCACGACGATGGCGAAGTATCCCACTTTCAGGCATTAGCAACAGCACTATCGGGAACGGTAGGATTGGGTAATATCGCTGGAGTGGCGATCGCCGTACAGACTGGAGGACCAGGAGCCGTTTTGTGGATGACTCTAGGTGGTTTTTTTGGGATGTCCAGCAAGTTTACCGAATGTACTCTGGCACAGAAATATCGACGAGTGAAACCAGATGGTACGGTAGCTGGCGGACCGATGTATTATATTTCTCGTCCCCTCTCCGATATGGGTATGCGTCCTGTAGGACAAGGACTGGCGGTCTTGTTTGCCATCCTCTGTATATTAGGCTCTATCGGCGGCGGTAATATGTTTCAGGCAAATCAGTCTTATGTAGCGGTAGCTAATGTTATTCCTAACATACCCAACTGGCTATTTGGCATAATTGCCGCCGCTTTGGTAGGAGTGGTAATTATTGGCGGTATTAGTCGCATTGCTTCTGTGACTGATAAGATAGTTCCTTTAATGGCGGTAGTCTATGTTGTTGCTTGTTTGTGGATAATTTTAAGTAACATAACTCAACTACCAGGAGCGATCGCTACTATTTTTACCGAAGCTTTTTCACCGCAAGCTGTAGGCGGCGGTTTTATTGGGGTAATGGTTCAGGGTATTAGACGCAGTGCTTTTTCCAACGAAGCAGGAGTTGGTTCGGCAGCGATCGCTCATTCGGCAGCCCGTACTGACGAACCCCTTAGAGAGGGAATTGTCGCCTTACTAGAGCCTTTAATCGATACAATTGTTATCTGTAACATGACTGCTTTAGTAATCGTCATTACTGGAACTTACCAAGATAGTTCTGTAGGAGATGGAGTATTATTGACCAGCAGATCTTTTGCTACCGTAGTTGGCTGGTTTCCTTCAATTTTGGCGATCGCAGTAGCCTTATTTGCTTTCTCGACGATGATTTCCTGGAGTTACTACGGTGAAAGGGCCTGGGAATATTTATTTGGCAATGGTAACACCCTGGTTTATAAAGGCATATTCGTTTTGTTTGTTTTTATCGGCTCGGTAGTTAATTTAGGTGCGGTAGTCGATTTTAGCGACATGATGATTTTAGCTATGTCCATTCCCAATTTAATTGGCTGTTATTTGTTATCGGGTACAGTCGCTGCCGATCTCAATAACTATATGCAGCGTCTTAGTTCGGGAGAAATGCCTACTTACAGTGAAGAAGTACTGACTACAAAGTAG
- a CDS encoding rubredoxin, whose product MNEKAKEEKTLAEQAPPCYECRSCGYVYEPEKGDSQNNIPAGTLFKDLPDNWRCPVCGVRKTQFNNIGAKGAPSGFSANLNYGIGVNRLTPNQKNLLIFGGLALGFLFFLSLYGLG is encoded by the coding sequence ATGAATGAAAAAGCTAAAGAAGAAAAAACTCTAGCAGAACAAGCACCTCCTTGTTACGAATGCCGCTCTTGTGGCTACGTTTACGAACCTGAAAAAGGAGACAGTCAAAACAATATTCCAGCAGGTACTTTGTTTAAAGATTTACCTGATAATTGGCGTTGTCCCGTGTGCGGAGTTCGTAAAACTCAGTTCAATAATATTGGTGCTAAAGGCGCACCTTCTGGATTTTCTGCCAATCTCAATTATGGTATTGGAGTCAATCGTTTAACTCCCAATCAAAAAAATTTACTAATCTTTGGCGGTTTGGCGTTAGGATTTTTATTTTTTCTGAGCTTGTACGGTCTAGGTTAG
- the murA gene encoding UDP-N-acetylglucosamine 1-carboxyvinyltransferase, with product MPTSATKRELQAVLEIDGRASLQGEVKISGAKNSALVLMAGAILGSGDCRLHNVPNLVDITRMGQILTALGLKVRQHGDTVDIDTRNINPTKAPYDIVSQLRASFFVIGPLLTRLGTARVPLPGGCAIGARPVDLHVRGLQAMGANVRIESGIVHANLTGGKRRLQGANIYLDYPSVGATETILMAATLAEGETKIENAAQEPEIVDLANFCCQMGAKIKGAGTNTIIISGVDRLKAIEYNVIPDRIEAGTFLVAGAITKSEITLSSVIPSHLAPVIAKLNEIGCKVEVANDNNGSYLSQSLKPQRLRLIPGELRGIDIETLPYPGFPTDMQAQFTALLSIAEGNSVISETVFENRLNHVAELQRMGANIRVKGNHALVSGVPFLSGAPVMATDLRASAALVIAGLAANGKTVVGGLHHLDRGYENLEGKLQQLGAKLRRVLPD from the coding sequence ATACCAACTTCAGCCACCAAAAGAGAATTACAAGCCGTTCTCGAAATTGATGGTCGTGCTTCTCTTCAAGGAGAAGTTAAAATTAGCGGTGCCAAGAACTCTGCTCTAGTGTTAATGGCAGGAGCGATACTTGGTTCGGGTGATTGCCGACTGCATAACGTACCAAACTTGGTCGATATTACCCGCATGGGTCAAATTCTTACGGCTCTAGGGCTTAAAGTTCGACAACATGGCGATACTGTAGATATAGATACCAGAAATATAAATCCTACTAAAGCTCCTTACGATATTGTTTCTCAGTTAAGAGCCAGCTTTTTTGTGATCGGACCTCTGTTAACGCGTTTGGGAACGGCTAGGGTTCCTTTGCCTGGAGGCTGCGCTATTGGTGCTAGACCAGTAGATTTGCACGTTCGCGGCTTGCAAGCAATGGGTGCTAATGTTCGGATCGAGTCTGGTATCGTTCATGCCAACCTTACGGGTGGTAAACGCAGATTACAGGGAGCGAATATTTATCTAGATTATCCTAGCGTTGGAGCTACCGAAACTATATTGATGGCGGCTACTCTGGCAGAAGGTGAAACCAAAATTGAAAATGCCGCTCAAGAACCAGAGATAGTCGATCTAGCTAATTTTTGTTGCCAGATGGGAGCAAAAATCAAAGGTGCGGGAACCAACACGATTATTATTTCGGGTGTCGATCGCCTCAAGGCAATTGAGTACAATGTCATTCCAGATCGCATCGAAGCTGGTACCTTTTTGGTTGCTGGCGCAATTACTAAATCCGAGATTACTCTGTCTTCAGTAATTCCCAGTCATTTGGCTCCCGTTATCGCCAAGCTGAATGAAATTGGCTGTAAAGTAGAAGTCGCAAACGACAACAATGGCAGCTATTTGTCTCAAAGTCTCAAACCCCAGCGTCTGCGCTTGATTCCTGGCGAATTACGCGGTATCGATATCGAAACTCTACCCTATCCTGGATTTCCTACGGATATGCAGGCACAGTTCACCGCCTTACTGAGCATTGCTGAAGGTAATAGCGTAATTAGCGAAACCGTGTTTGAAAATCGTTTGAATCATGTTGCCGAACTCCAGCGTATGGGAGCTAATATTCGAGTTAAAGGCAATCATGCCCTCGTTAGTGGCGTGCCGTTTTTATCTGGTGCGCCTGTAATGGCAACCGATCTTAGAGCTTCTGCCGCTCTAGTCATAGCAGGATTGGCTGCCAATGGTAAAACTGTTGTTGGCGGTTTACATCATCTAGATCGCGGTTATGAAAATTTAGAAGGCAAATTACAGCAGTTAGGTGCTAAACTACGGCGAGTTTTACCCGATTGA